A portion of the Natronococcus sp. AD-5 genome contains these proteins:
- a CDS encoding DHH family phosphoesterase, with translation MSRAAELASVLEKSDSLAIVCHDNPDPDCLASALALETIATDQDVDDVTIAYGGEISHQQNRAFVNMLDISLRGLDTIDLETYAEIAFVDHSLPGANTELPASVTPEIVVDHHPGESADAAFVDVRTDYGATATIFVEYLQDLEIELTVRLASALLFALHRERLDFVREPTKREYEAALALYPAADLELLEQLYGSAFSSATLDAIGRAIASRERRSSALVSTVGQTSETDALPQAADYLLNLEGVDTVLVYGIVDDAIRLSARSIDPRIHIGEALTAGYDAFGSVGGHHDMAGGRIELGLFADDVDEDADELLAFVDRRLTHRFFEALNLEEE, from the coding sequence ATGTCCCGTGCGGCTGAGCTCGCATCCGTTCTCGAGAAGAGCGACTCGTTGGCGATCGTCTGTCACGACAATCCCGACCCCGACTGTCTCGCCAGCGCCCTCGCCCTCGAGACGATCGCGACCGACCAGGACGTCGACGACGTGACGATCGCCTACGGCGGCGAGATCTCCCACCAGCAAAACCGCGCCTTCGTCAACATGCTCGACATCTCGCTGCGGGGGCTCGACACGATCGATCTCGAGACGTACGCCGAGATCGCCTTCGTCGACCACTCCCTGCCCGGAGCGAACACCGAACTCCCGGCGAGCGTCACGCCGGAGATCGTCGTCGACCACCATCCCGGCGAGTCGGCCGACGCGGCGTTCGTCGACGTCCGAACCGACTACGGCGCGACGGCGACGATCTTCGTCGAGTACCTGCAGGACCTCGAGATCGAACTGACCGTCCGGCTCGCCTCGGCGCTGCTCTTCGCGCTGCACCGCGAGCGCCTCGATTTCGTCCGCGAACCGACCAAACGCGAGTACGAGGCTGCGCTCGCCCTCTACCCGGCGGCGGACCTCGAACTACTCGAACAGCTGTACGGCAGCGCGTTCTCGTCGGCGACGCTCGACGCTATCGGCCGGGCGATCGCCTCCCGCGAACGACGGAGCTCGGCGCTCGTCTCGACCGTCGGCCAGACCTCCGAGACGGACGCGCTCCCGCAGGCCGCGGACTACCTGCTCAATCTCGAGGGGGTGGACACGGTGCTGGTCTACGGGATCGTCGACGACGCGATCCGGTTGAGCGCCCGCTCGATCGATCCGCGGATTCACATCGGCGAGGCGCTCACGGCCGGCTACGACGCTTTCGGATCGGTGGGCGGGCACCACGACATGGCCGGCGGCCGAATCGAACTGGGGCTGTTCGCCGACGACGTCGACGAGGACGCCGACGAACTGCTCGCGTTCGTCGATCGACGGCTGACGCACCGATTCTTCGAGGCGCTCAACCTCGAGGAGGAGTAG
- a CDS encoding Hsp20/alpha crystallin family protein: MADRRNPFESLEELFNRLNRQFGDAARTWEVETGGEGQFDFGAESTSLDLADHDDEFVVTVDVPGYEADDLSSSLSGETLLVSGERERETESDEDDSYIRRERQLQSFSRQVRLPEPVDAEGVHATVNNGVLTIHLPKLEPSGESHTIDID; this comes from the coding sequence ATGGCCGACCGACGAAACCCGTTCGAGAGTCTCGAGGAACTGTTCAACCGATTGAACCGCCAGTTCGGCGACGCCGCCCGGACGTGGGAGGTGGAGACCGGCGGCGAGGGTCAGTTCGACTTCGGGGCGGAGTCGACGAGCCTCGACCTCGCCGATCACGACGACGAGTTCGTCGTCACCGTCGACGTTCCGGGGTACGAGGCCGACGATCTCAGCAGCAGCCTCTCCGGCGAGACGCTGCTCGTCAGCGGCGAGCGCGAGCGCGAAACCGAATCCGACGAGGACGACAGCTACATCCGCCGCGAGCGGCAGCTACAGTCGTTCAGCCGGCAGGTTCGGCTTCCCGAACCGGTCGACGCGGAGGGGGTCCACGCCACGGTCAACAACGGCGTCCTGACGATCCACCTCCCCAAGCTCGAGCCGTCCGGAGAGTCGCACACGATCGACATCGATTGA
- a CDS encoding type 1 glutamine amidotransferase domain-containing protein gives MTKALFVVSEEGYWGEECVEPLETLSDAGVEITVATPSGSPPEIDERSVDPEQVGEETAERVREVHESDERLNDPIPTARADAEAYDAIVFPGGHGTEWDVNQDSDARRLLRDIVEDDDGKALVVCHAVGLLAFARDSQGAFIVNGRDVTGFPNEWEEDIVDENDCMPSGRKLPYWVANEVEAAGGNWDAELDADTSVTVDGDLITARGPESSSAAAETLLEELDV, from the coding sequence ATGACGAAAGCACTGTTCGTCGTCAGCGAGGAAGGCTACTGGGGCGAAGAATGCGTCGAACCGCTCGAGACGCTGTCGGACGCGGGCGTCGAGATCACGGTCGCGACGCCGTCGGGGAGTCCGCCGGAGATCGACGAACGGTCAGTCGACCCAGAGCAGGTCGGCGAGGAGACCGCCGAGCGCGTCCGGGAGGTCCACGAGAGCGACGAGCGGTTGAACGATCCGATCCCGACCGCGCGGGCGGACGCCGAGGCCTACGACGCGATCGTCTTCCCCGGCGGTCACGGCACCGAGTGGGACGTCAACCAGGACAGCGACGCCCGACGGCTCCTCCGGGACATCGTCGAGGACGACGACGGGAAGGCGCTCGTCGTCTGTCACGCCGTCGGCCTCCTCGCGTTCGCCCGCGACAGCCAGGGCGCGTTCATCGTCAACGGCCGCGACGTGACCGGCTTCCCCAACGAGTGGGAGGAAGACATCGTCGACGAGAACGACTGCATGCCGAGCGGCCGCAAGCTTCCCTACTGGGTCGCGAACGAGGTCGAGGCCGCCGGCGGCAACTGGGACGCCGAACTCGACGCCGACACGAGCGTCACCGTCGACGGCGACCTGATCACCGCCCGCGGCCCCGAATCCTCGAGCGCCGCGGCGGAGACGCTGCTCGAGGAGCTGGACGTCTAA
- a CDS encoding DUF1918 domain-containing protein: MSFEEDDRVVLHDEHSEFDGETGTVSQTMESMFGDVTYTISFEDGQETGVPEDALEAAADADEDEE, from the coding sequence ATGAGCTTCGAGGAAGACGATCGCGTCGTCCTGCACGACGAGCACAGCGAGTTCGACGGAGAGACCGGCACCGTCTCCCAGACGATGGAGTCGATGTTCGGCGACGTCACCTACACCATCAGCTTCGAGGACGGCCAGGAGACCGGCGTCCCCGAAGACGCCCTCGAGGCGGCCGCCGACGCCGACGAAGACGAGGAATAA
- a CDS encoding RNA-binding protein, whose amino-acid sequence MPQIPLHYVDLRAFCYATEDEKRVEEALRTLLPEEFEIERVESEGHYGDRILVLSARVENADDVRHVLSRLADLESLDTLLGELDDRVTENTELFLRLDKQAAFEGEIRLGNGITFRAKVEAYPAKKEQAVENARDVLERLRDETEP is encoded by the coding sequence ATGCCACAGATCCCGCTTCACTACGTCGATTTGCGCGCGTTCTGCTACGCCACCGAGGACGAGAAGCGCGTCGAGGAGGCGCTTCGCACGCTCCTGCCCGAGGAGTTCGAGATCGAACGCGTCGAGAGCGAGGGCCACTACGGCGACCGCATCCTCGTCCTCTCGGCGCGCGTCGAGAACGCCGACGACGTCCGCCACGTCCTCTCGCGACTCGCCGACCTCGAGTCGCTCGATACCCTCCTGGGGGAACTCGACGACCGCGTCACCGAGAACACCGAACTCTTCCTGCGACTCGACAAGCAGGCCGCCTTCGAGGGCGAGATCCGACTCGGTAACGGCATCACGTTCCGCGCGAAGGTCGAGGCTTACCCCGCGAAAAAGGAGCAAGCCGTCGAGAACGCGCGGGACGTCCTCGAGCGACTGCGCGACGAGACCGAACCCTGA